From one Synechococcus sp. WH 8016 genomic stretch:
- a CDS encoding DUF2062 domain-containing protein: MKRLRNTFQRRLNRWLQWIWRQEGTAGQRARGLAAGVFCGCFPFFGFQTLLGIGLASLVRGNHLLAAAGTWISNPFTYVPLFWFNYRLGALILGEGAGWPGLNNLNQELLATAGWDVMSRLLLGSSLTGTVFGGLSWWLTLHCLQPKRTGSPNPHRRERGQR, encoded by the coding sequence ATGAAGCGGTTGCGGAACACATTTCAGCGACGCTTGAACCGATGGCTGCAGTGGATCTGGCGGCAGGAAGGAACGGCGGGCCAACGCGCCCGCGGACTCGCCGCAGGGGTGTTTTGCGGCTGCTTTCCCTTTTTTGGATTTCAAACCCTGCTGGGAATTGGCTTGGCAAGCCTGGTACGCGGCAACCATCTGCTGGCCGCCGCAGGCACCTGGATCAGCAATCCATTCACCTATGTGCCGCTGTTTTGGTTCAACTACCGCCTAGGGGCACTGATCCTCGGGGAAGGCGCTGGCTGGCCGGGGCTCAACAATCTCAATCAAGAGCTGCTCGCCACGGCAGGGTGGGATGTGATGAGCCGGCTTTTGCTTGGCTCAAGCCTGACTGGAACAGTGTTTGGTGGCCTGAGCTGGTGGCTCACCCTTCACTGCCTGCAACCCAAAAGAACTGGCAGCCCCAACCCTCATCGTCGAGAGCGAGGCCAAAGGTAA
- a CDS encoding bifunctional (p)ppGpp synthetase/guanosine-3',5'-bis(diphosphate) 3'-pyrophosphohydrolase produces the protein MLNATSAPDPSQTQSGSTPAACGLTALRERPARTPDDYGIELPEWLKQCLTHVPPGIGHSCPTDPEALLAAAFDFAFQLHEGQFRASGDPYIVHPVAVADLLRDIGASASVIAAGFLHDVVEDTDVTPDQLESHFGPEVRELVEGVTKLGGLHFTNRTEAQAENLRKMFLAMASDIRVVLVKLADRLHNMRTLGALKEEKRQRIARETREIYAPLANRLGIGRFKWELEDLSFKLLEPEAFREMQQEVSTKRSEREDRLSVTVQLLCDRLAAVGLDSCEVSGRPKHLYGIWTKMQRQQKEFHEIYDVAALRILAPNVESCYRALAVVHDTFRPIPGRFKDYIGLPKPNGYQSLHTAVIGRHRPIEVQIRTWEMHQVSEFGIAAHWKYKEGGSPATGGDTERFNWLRQLVDWQQEGGSDDHNDYLASIKEDLFDEEVFVFTPKGDVVGLRKGSTAVDFAFRIHSEVGNHCHGVRINDRLVPLSTPLQNGDFIDILTTKSAHPSLDWLNFVATPTARNRIRQWYKRSHRDETIDRGKELLERELGRSGFDALLGSEAMRRVAERCNLQTTEDLLAGLGFGALTLHQVLNRLREEIRLQTAAVEAPLSNEEVAKQLLKQSEHTPHREVLSAGAAPILGVEGLDHRLGGCCSPLPGEPILGAVALGNHGITIHRQDCANLEAIPTERRLPVRWNPSLQEAGSRFPAQLRIEVIDRVGILKDILMRLSDGSINVSDAQVRTAYGKPARIDLMVELGSSAQLQRTMDQIRSMADVIDIARTGQS, from the coding sequence ATGCTCAACGCAACCTCTGCACCGGATCCCTCCCAGACTCAGTCTGGATCGACTCCTGCGGCCTGCGGTTTAACGGCATTGCGTGAACGTCCCGCTCGCACGCCTGATGACTACGGCATCGAGCTTCCCGAGTGGTTGAAGCAATGTTTGACGCACGTTCCTCCGGGTATCGGCCACAGTTGTCCAACCGATCCAGAGGCCCTATTAGCGGCTGCCTTTGATTTTGCGTTTCAACTGCACGAGGGGCAGTTCCGCGCCAGCGGTGACCCTTACATCGTGCATCCGGTGGCCGTCGCGGATCTTTTGCGAGACATCGGGGCCAGTGCCAGCGTGATTGCAGCGGGCTTCCTCCATGACGTGGTGGAAGATACCGATGTCACCCCCGATCAGCTCGAAAGCCATTTCGGACCTGAGGTGCGTGAGTTGGTGGAGGGCGTCACCAAACTGGGCGGCCTGCATTTCACCAATCGCACTGAGGCGCAAGCCGAGAATCTGCGCAAGATGTTTTTGGCGATGGCCAGTGACATCCGAGTGGTGTTGGTGAAGCTGGCGGACCGTCTGCACAACATGCGCACGCTTGGGGCGCTCAAAGAGGAGAAACGGCAACGCATCGCCAGGGAAACGCGTGAGATCTATGCCCCGCTGGCCAATCGCTTGGGGATTGGACGCTTCAAATGGGAACTCGAGGATCTTTCTTTCAAGTTGCTGGAGCCTGAGGCCTTCCGTGAAATGCAGCAGGAGGTTTCAACCAAGCGCAGTGAGCGGGAGGATCGCCTCTCGGTCACGGTTCAGTTGCTCTGCGATCGCTTGGCTGCCGTGGGCCTCGACAGCTGTGAGGTAAGTGGTCGTCCGAAACATCTCTATGGCATCTGGACAAAGATGCAGCGCCAGCAAAAGGAGTTTCACGAGATCTACGACGTGGCGGCGTTGAGGATCCTTGCGCCGAATGTTGAGAGCTGTTATCGCGCCCTCGCCGTTGTTCACGACACGTTTAGGCCGATCCCTGGCCGGTTCAAGGACTACATCGGGCTGCCGAAGCCCAATGGCTATCAATCCCTTCACACCGCTGTGATTGGTCGCCATCGTCCGATCGAGGTGCAGATCCGGACCTGGGAAATGCATCAAGTGTCGGAATTTGGCATTGCCGCACATTGGAAATACAAAGAGGGTGGATCCCCGGCGACCGGAGGGGACACCGAGCGTTTCAACTGGCTGCGTCAGCTTGTGGATTGGCAGCAGGAGGGGGGCTCGGATGATCACAACGACTACCTCGCGTCGATCAAGGAAGACCTCTTCGACGAGGAAGTGTTTGTGTTTACGCCTAAGGGCGATGTGGTGGGGCTCCGTAAGGGATCAACGGCCGTTGACTTTGCCTTTCGCATTCACTCCGAGGTGGGAAATCATTGCCATGGCGTGAGAATTAATGATCGGCTGGTGCCCTTGTCGACCCCACTTCAAAATGGTGACTTCATTGATATTCTCACAACAAAAAGTGCCCATCCAAGTTTGGATTGGCTCAATTTTGTAGCCACTCCAACCGCACGAAATCGCATCCGTCAGTGGTACAAACGCAGCCATCGTGATGAGACGATCGATCGCGGCAAAGAGTTGCTTGAGCGCGAGCTGGGACGGAGTGGTTTTGATGCCTTGTTGGGCAGTGAAGCCATGCGCAGGGTGGCTGAGCGTTGCAACCTGCAAACCACGGAAGATCTGCTGGCTGGTCTTGGCTTTGGGGCGTTAACGCTGCATCAAGTGCTCAATCGTTTGCGCGAAGAAATTCGCCTGCAAACGGCTGCGGTGGAGGCACCCCTGAGCAATGAGGAGGTTGCCAAGCAACTGCTCAAGCAGTCCGAGCACACGCCCCATCGTGAGGTGCTGTCTGCGGGAGCGGCGCCCATCCTTGGGGTGGAGGGCTTGGATCATCGCCTTGGTGGCTGTTGTAGTCCTCTGCCAGGAGAGCCGATCCTGGGTGCTGTGGCCCTTGGTAATCACGGCATCACCATCCATCGTCAAGATTGCGCCAACCTGGAAGCGATCCCGACGGAACGTCGCTTACCGGTTCGTTGGAATCCATCGCTGCAAGAAGCGGGATCGCGATTCCCTGCTCAATTGCGCATTGAGGTGATTGATCGCGTTGGCATTTTGAAGGACATCCTGATGCGTTTGTCCGATGGTTCGATCAACGTCAGTGATGCGCAGGTGAGAACGGCCTACGGCAAGCCGGCTCGGATCGATTTGATGGTGGAGCTTGGGAGTTCAGCGCAGCTGCAGCGCACGATGGACCAGATCCGCTCGATGGCCGATGTGATCGACATCGCCCGAACCGGCCAGAGTTGA
- a CDS encoding YdiU family protein, translating into MSLPFEPSIEGLGESYWDVVEAAVFPRTQLRFRNNALLRQLGLEPEAVSDPDFEGAYGRFEERVPLLALRYHGYQFGTYNPQLGDGRGFLYGQLRDRTGLLQDLGSKGSGTTPWSRGGDGRLTLKGGVREVIASEALHRLGVTTSRTLSLIETGEDLWRGDEPSPTRSAVMVRMARTHLRFGSCERLLSLRDPQGLERLLRHVVAVYYPDVAAAHPAPDGDRPALEHQLLAFYAELVRRVARLAAEWMAAGFVHGVLNTDNMSLVGESFDYGPFAFLDRWDPSFTAAYFDQTGLYSYGRQPAICRKNLQLLQNPLAMLLARSSMEQSLEQYASSYQNHYRFCLLRRLGLTPNPDVDSDDRLVSATQDLLASWPVAYGDFFTGLASTIQSAGLPQEPEGLPVVLSDGEAPSREVWQAWRDAWWWQTQASEARAASEPEASVSERLRRWNLSQTPTRPVIESLWEPIDQEDDWLPLGTWISSVMQA; encoded by the coding sequence TTGTCCTTGCCGTTCGAACCCTCCATCGAGGGTTTGGGTGAGTCGTATTGGGATGTGGTGGAGGCGGCAGTGTTCCCCAGAACGCAGTTGCGCTTTCGCAACAACGCCCTGTTGCGTCAGCTGGGGTTGGAGCCAGAGGCTGTTTCGGACCCAGACTTCGAGGGGGCCTATGGCCGTTTTGAAGAGCGTGTGCCCCTGCTTGCTCTGCGCTATCACGGCTACCAGTTCGGCACCTACAACCCCCAGCTAGGAGATGGCCGCGGCTTTCTCTATGGCCAACTGCGCGATCGAACCGGTTTGCTTCAAGACCTCGGCAGCAAGGGGAGTGGCACCACCCCTTGGAGTCGTGGTGGGGATGGACGCCTCACCTTGAAAGGAGGGGTTCGTGAAGTGATCGCCTCCGAGGCGTTGCATCGTCTTGGGGTGACCACGAGCCGCACGTTGTCGTTGATCGAAACCGGTGAGGACCTTTGGCGTGGGGACGAACCATCGCCGACGCGGAGTGCGGTGATGGTTCGGATGGCACGGACCCATCTGCGTTTTGGTAGCTGTGAGCGGTTGTTGTCTTTGCGTGACCCCCAGGGGTTGGAGCGCTTGCTCCGCCATGTGGTGGCGGTGTATTACCCCGATGTTGCGGCAGCCCATCCAGCCCCTGATGGCGATCGCCCGGCTTTGGAGCATCAGCTTCTCGCCTTCTATGCAGAGTTGGTGCGGCGGGTGGCTCGCTTGGCAGCTGAGTGGATGGCAGCTGGTTTTGTGCATGGCGTGCTCAATACCGACAACATGTCGCTCGTTGGTGAAAGCTTTGATTACGGACCGTTTGCCTTTTTAGACCGCTGGGATCCGAGTTTTACGGCGGCTTATTTCGATCAGACCGGGCTGTATTCCTATGGACGTCAGCCAGCGATCTGCCGAAAGAATTTGCAGCTTCTCCAAAACCCTTTGGCGATGTTGCTCGCTCGGTCGTCCATGGAGCAGTCGCTTGAGCAGTATGCAAGCAGCTATCAAAATCACTATCGCTTCTGTTTGCTGAGGCGATTGGGATTGACCCCCAATCCTGATGTGGACAGTGATGATCGCCTGGTGAGCGCAACGCAGGATTTACTCGCGAGCTGGCCCGTTGCTTATGGAGACTTTTTTACTGGTCTCGCTTCGACGATTCAATCCGCTGGGTTGCCCCAGGAGCCTGAGGGCTTGCCTGTTGTCTTGAGCGATGGGGAAGCGCCTAGCAGGGAGGTGTGGCAAGCCTGGCGCGATGCCTGGTGGTGGCAGACCCAGGCCAGCGAGGCACGAGCAGCATCTGAGCCAGAAGCCTCCGTGTCGGAACGCTTAAGGCGCTGGAACTTGAGCCAGACACCCACCCGCCCCGTGATCGAATCGCTTTGGGAGCCGATTGATCAAGAAGATGATTGGCTGCCTCTTGGAACGTGGATTTCATCTGTGATGCAGGCCTGA